A region of Planktomarina temperata RCA23 DNA encodes the following proteins:
- the tkt gene encoding transketolase, with product MPNIQTMADAIRFLAINAILNAGEGHQGVPLGMAEIAATLYANHLRAAPKDPLWPDRDRVVLSNGHGSMLLYALLHLSGYDKVSLEALKSFRTLHSVCAGHPEIEQDAGIEITSGLLGQGIASAVGMAVAEERLAARFGRDLVDHRTWAFVGDGCLQEGMGQEAISLAGHLHLGRLTFLWDDNRITDDGETALSISEDIPARFRAAGWHVLVVDGHDIVAVDAAITAAKTDPRPSLIACRTTIARGIPRLQGQRGGHSAPLTSQDAEEARAARGWSHPAFYIPQEVYDDWHGAMDRGAQARTDWSTRLAVHPESEEFTRWMSGTLPDGWADALPGPCMEPRATIMSSGDVCDALADTLPETIVLCADLEAPTNHKRSRAAFTPENRSGSYLHCGVREHLMGAMAYGIAAHGGLRPVNVTYLAFADYERPAMRMAALMALPTTFVFSHDSIGAGSNGATHQPVETLASYRAMPGMRVFRPADTVETSEAWQIALETPDGPSMMALSRQDAVQVRRDTSKNLTRRGAYILAGSEQNRDVTLIATGTEVGLALHARKTLEALGIKTTVVSMPCWELFEVQPHSYRLQILGGAPRIAIEAALKFGWERWLRYSDRFIGMTGYGASARAPQLYQHFGITEEAIVAAAKEMAEQ from the coding sequence ATGCCGAACATCCAGACCATGGCGGATGCAATCCGTTTTCTTGCCATCAACGCGATCCTGAACGCAGGCGAAGGCCATCAGGGCGTGCCCCTCGGCATGGCAGAGATTGCCGCGACCCTCTACGCCAACCACCTCAGGGCCGCGCCGAAAGACCCGCTTTGGCCTGACCGGGACCGGGTGGTGCTCTCGAACGGGCATGGCTCCATGCTGCTTTACGCGCTGCTGCACCTGTCGGGTTATGACAAGGTCTCGCTTGAGGCGCTCAAGTCGTTTCGCACACTTCACTCGGTCTGCGCGGGCCATCCCGAGATCGAACAGGATGCGGGGATCGAGATCACCAGCGGTCTGCTGGGACAGGGTATTGCCAGCGCCGTCGGCATGGCCGTAGCCGAGGAACGGCTTGCCGCCCGCTTTGGCCGTGATCTGGTGGATCACCGCACCTGGGCCTTTGTTGGTGACGGGTGTCTGCAGGAAGGCATGGGGCAAGAGGCGATCTCGCTGGCCGGGCACCTGCATCTGGGGCGGCTGACATTCCTGTGGGACGACAACCGGATCACCGATGACGGCGAAACCGCGTTGTCGATTTCCGAGGACATACCGGCCCGGTTTCGCGCCGCAGGCTGGCATGTTCTGGTGGTTGATGGGCACGACATTGTTGCGGTCGATGCCGCCATCACCGCCGCGAAGACTGATCCGCGCCCGTCGCTCATTGCCTGTCGGACGACGATTGCACGGGGCATCCCGCGCCTGCAGGGCCAACGCGGCGGGCACAGCGCGCCATTGACCTCGCAGGACGCCGAGGAAGCGCGGGCTGCACGCGGCTGGTCGCACCCAGCCTTTTACATACCGCAAGAGGTCTACGACGACTGGCACGGCGCGATGGACAGAGGCGCGCAGGCCCGCACCGACTGGTCCACGCGTCTGGCCGTACACCCTGAAAGCGAGGAGTTCACCCGCTGGATGTCAGGCACCCTGCCTGACGGGTGGGCCGATGCCCTGCCCGGCCCTTGCATGGAGCCGCGCGCCACGATCATGTCCTCCGGCGACGTGTGCGATGCATTGGCCGATACCCTGCCAGAAACCATCGTGCTGTGTGCCGATCTCGAAGCGCCGACCAATCACAAGCGCAGCCGCGCGGCCTTTACCCCCGAAAACCGCTCAGGAAGCTACCTGCACTGCGGCGTACGCGAGCACTTGATGGGGGCGATGGCGTATGGGATTGCCGCGCACGGCGGACTGCGCCCAGTCAATGTGACCTACCTGGCCTTTGCCGACTACGAACGACCCGCGATGCGCATGGCCGCCCTTATGGCATTGCCTACAACGTTCGTTTTCAGTCACGATTCAATTGGCGCGGGCAGCAACGGGGCGACCCACCAACCAGTCGAGACACTGGCAAGCTACCGCGCGATGCCGGGCATGCGAGTATTCCGTCCTGCTGATACGGTGGAGACAAGCGAAGCGTGGCAGATTGCGCTGGAAACCCCGGATGGTCCGTCGATGATGGCCTTGTCGCGGCAGGACGCGGTTCAGGTGCGCCGCGACACTTCCAAAAATCTAACTCGGCGGGGGGCATATATTCTGGCTGGGTCCGAACAAAATCGCGACGTGACCCTGATTGCCACGGGGACCGAGGTCGGGCTGGCCCTCCATGCTCGAAAGACGCTTGAGGCCCTAGGCATAAAAACCACCGTGGTCTCCATGCCCTGCTGGGAACTGTTCGAGGTTCAACCCCATTCCTATCGCTTGCAGATACTCGGCGGGGCCCCGCGCATCGCCATCGAGGCCGCGTTAAAGTTCGGATGGGAGCGCTGGCTCAGATATTCTGACCGGTTCATCGGCATGACGGGGTACGGCGCTTCAGCCAGGGCGCCTCAGCTCTACCAGCATTTCGGAATCACCGAGGAGGCAATTGTCGCTGCGGCGAAAGAAATGGCTGAACAATAA